The proteins below are encoded in one region of Methanosarcina barkeri 3:
- a CDS encoding DUF3303 domain-containing protein: MLFMDVSTWDPSNRDKILEHFKRLEIPDGIDVINQWIDLSGNRYYILYEAESAEAYGAFNLPWSDICVIDSVPVMEASEFMQLLPKYQKK; encoded by the coding sequence ATGTTATTCATGGACGTTAGTACCTGGGACCCTTCGAACCGCGATAAGATCCTTGAGCATTTTAAGAGATTGGAGATTCCAGACGGAATTGATGTCATTAACCAGTGGATTGACCTTTCCGGAAACCGCTATTACATCCTTTACGAAGCTGAGAGTGCCGAAGCTTACGGAGCTTTCAACCTACCCTGGTCAGATATCTGTGTAATTGATAGCGTACCGGTTATGGAAGCTTCTGAATTCATGCAGCTTCTACCTAAATACCAGAAGAAGTAA
- a CDS encoding aldehyde dehydrogenase has product MKMQINGNAVEAHSGEFFDIINPATCELIDRVPKGTEDDVEVAVEAASSAFKGWASASPQQRARILYIAAGIVRQRKDELAVLLTREQGKPLAESKNEIEGFAHVLEYYCGLASSSHGDFVPIPQNGYAFTVKKPLGVCAAIIPWNMPALIMAWKIGPALISGNTLVLKPASNTPLTNLTLASILSEAGLPPGVLNIVTGPGNIVGESLVKSPKVKKISFTGEARTGKRVAELAACGMKRVTLELGGSDPMLVCDDADLEAAVLGALRGRFYNCGQTCTAVKRLFVFETVAEKFIKKLEAGIRNLRVGNGMHENIDMGPLNNRRQWEYIKKLVEDVEEKDEGRIVTGGRVPENGVCSKGFFFEPTLVTDVPRESRLLKEEVFGPVLPVVQVKDLDEAIEEANNTCYGLGASLWTKNLDKAHKGCEQLNAGIIWLNQHLKIAPEVPFGGTGQSGIGRENGPDSLSEYLDLKTVMLKT; this is encoded by the coding sequence ATGAAAATGCAGATTAACGGAAATGCTGTGGAAGCGCACAGCGGCGAATTTTTCGATATCATAAATCCAGCAACATGTGAACTTATTGACCGAGTTCCGAAAGGCACGGAAGATGACGTGGAGGTGGCGGTTGAAGCTGCATCTTCAGCTTTTAAAGGCTGGGCTTCCGCATCTCCGCAGCAAAGAGCCAGGATTCTTTACATAGCTGCGGGAATTGTAAGACAGAGAAAGGATGAACTTGCCGTCCTGCTCACCAGGGAGCAAGGTAAACCTTTAGCCGAATCTAAAAATGAAATCGAAGGTTTTGCACATGTCCTTGAGTACTATTGCGGGCTTGCAAGTAGTTCTCACGGAGACTTTGTTCCGATTCCTCAAAACGGATACGCTTTTACTGTAAAAAAGCCTCTGGGTGTTTGTGCAGCCATAATACCCTGGAATATGCCTGCTCTTATAATGGCATGGAAGATAGGTCCTGCCCTGATATCAGGAAATACGCTTGTCCTGAAACCTGCAAGCAACACTCCCCTCACTAACCTTACCCTGGCTTCTATCCTGAGTGAGGCAGGGCTTCCACCAGGCGTGCTCAATATCGTTACAGGCCCTGGGAATATTGTGGGAGAAAGCCTGGTTAAAAGCCCGAAGGTAAAGAAAATATCCTTTACCGGAGAAGCAAGAACCGGAAAACGTGTAGCCGAACTTGCAGCCTGTGGGATGAAAAGAGTAACCCTTGAGCTTGGAGGAAGTGATCCCATGCTGGTCTGTGATGATGCTGACCTTGAGGCTGCAGTTTTAGGGGCTCTAAGGGGAAGATTTTACAATTGCGGACAAACCTGTACTGCTGTAAAGAGGCTGTTTGTTTTTGAAACCGTAGCTGAAAAGTTCATAAAAAAGCTTGAAGCAGGTATCCGGAATTTAAGGGTTGGAAACGGGATGCATGAAAACATCGATATGGGACCCCTTAACAACCGCAGGCAGTGGGAATATATAAAAAAGCTTGTCGAAGATGTCGAAGAAAAGGATGAAGGCAGGATAGTTACAGGAGGCAGAGTTCCTGAGAACGGTGTCTGCAGTAAAGGATTTTTTTTCGAGCCTACACTTGTTACAGATGTGCCCAGGGAGTCCAGGCTTCTGAAAGAGGAAGTATTTGGCCCGGTGTTACCTGTAGTTCAGGTAAAAGATCTTGATGAAGCGATTGAAGAAGCTAACAATACCTGTTATGGGCTTGGAGCCTCTCTATGGACAAAAAATCTTGATAAAGCCCATAAAGGATGCGAACAGTTAAATGCAGGAATTATCTGGCTAAATCAGCACCTTAAGATTGCTCCTGAAGTTCCTTTTGGAGGTACCGGGCAGAGCGGAATAGGAAGAGAAAACGGGCCTGATTCTCTTTCCGAATACCTTGATTTAAAAACAGTGATGTTGAAAACATGA
- a CDS encoding DUF2298 domain-containing protein, whose product MLEYLYVIFWFIFIEMLGLISMPLAGIAGDRLADRGYSAARTLGIVLVTYLAWLFSYVWGFNRHTILISVLLLCLISGIVYRKQRILPKKNILFSNELVFAAGFFFFLLIRMYLPEIYRHEKFMDFAFLNAITRTSSFPPADPWFAGGSLEFYYYFGYLSVGVPGKLLSVEPSMLFNLAIALTFALSFNLLFGFGYNLTNGKIKYGLLTAVSVILLGNLQGLKEFISMYLTRETVPMGYYWSSSRVIPYTINEFPYFSFIHGDLHSHMLAIPFQLLVLAFLLNIYLRKDSDRAFEGILSFLMFSISIGYLFPSNSWDFPIYLGLTFAVIFAFYYGRYIHKKSLSKFITVFFGTIFSISIFSLIPYLPFYLSFKPQAAGGFDFVPPELRTTIGEFLILFSLFLFLTFSFLANHLELRRKKQYFILLTGISLFLAREWTISLLVILLPLLTLSLYSFIKDLPERSSTGFVSLLIAMAAFIALICEIIFLDDPISGSFARMNTVFKFYMHLWIFLAIAASYSFYYLYFRYRIPLENSLPTNRVYGKKVWTFSLMLLVLSCSVFPVVSTFTRIEDMNAKPALDGMEYMKKLDRGDYDAIKWIQENVKGVPVILEASSDDSSYRYTSRVSANTGLPTIIGWTRHERFWGRDNKEIAKRLEDVNIIYSTSSEKKALELMNKYNVSYVYIGQLERQMYDIKADKFEDETYFEPVYQSSVRIYKVKKKF is encoded by the coding sequence GTGTTAGAGTATCTTTACGTAATTTTTTGGTTTATTTTTATTGAAATGCTGGGCCTGATTTCCATGCCTCTTGCCGGAATAGCTGGTGATCGGCTTGCTGATAGAGGATATTCTGCAGCAAGAACCCTGGGAATAGTGCTCGTTACGTATCTTGCCTGGCTTTTTTCCTACGTATGGGGCTTTAACAGACACACGATCCTTATCTCAGTACTTCTACTTTGCCTTATATCGGGAATTGTCTATCGAAAACAAAGGATTTTACCGAAAAAGAACATCCTGTTTTCAAATGAGCTTGTATTCGCTGCAGGCTTCTTTTTTTTTCTGCTTATACGCATGTATCTCCCTGAGATCTACAGGCATGAAAAGTTTATGGACTTTGCTTTTTTGAATGCAATAACAAGAACTTCTTCTTTTCCTCCGGCAGATCCCTGGTTTGCAGGAGGTTCCCTTGAATTTTATTACTACTTCGGATACCTTTCTGTGGGAGTTCCTGGAAAACTACTTTCTGTCGAACCATCCATGCTTTTCAATCTGGCTATTGCGCTCACTTTCGCTCTTTCCTTCAATCTACTTTTCGGATTTGGATATAACCTCACTAACGGAAAAATAAAGTACGGGCTTCTTACTGCCGTATCCGTGATTCTACTAGGAAATCTGCAGGGACTTAAAGAATTCATATCCATGTACCTTACCAGAGAGACGGTTCCAATGGGATACTACTGGAGCAGTTCGAGAGTTATCCCGTATACGATAAATGAGTTTCCTTACTTCAGTTTCATACACGGGGACCTTCATTCCCACATGCTTGCAATTCCGTTCCAGTTACTGGTACTTGCTTTCCTCCTGAATATATATCTAAGGAAAGATAGTGATCGTGCCTTTGAAGGTATACTGTCCTTTCTTATGTTTTCAATATCCATTGGCTACTTATTTCCTTCTAATTCATGGGATTTCCCGATATACCTTGGCCTGACATTTGCAGTTATTTTTGCTTTCTACTACGGGCGCTATATTCATAAAAAAAGCTTATCAAAATTCATTACTGTGTTTTTTGGAACAATTTTTTCGATTTCCATTTTTAGTCTTATTCCGTACTTGCCCTTTTATCTGTCATTTAAACCACAAGCTGCAGGTGGATTTGATTTTGTTCCGCCAGAACTTCGTACAACAATCGGAGAATTCCTGATCCTGTTCAGTCTCTTCCTTTTTTTGACTTTTTCTTTCCTCGCGAATCACCTGGAACTCAGAAGAAAAAAACAGTACTTCATCTTATTGACAGGAATATCGTTGTTTCTTGCCAGAGAATGGACTATTTCCCTGCTTGTAATCCTTCTCCCTTTACTTACTCTTTCGCTTTATTCTTTCATAAAAGACCTTCCTGAGAGAAGTAGTACAGGATTCGTCTCGCTTCTGATCGCAATGGCTGCGTTCATAGCTCTTATCTGCGAAATCATCTTTCTCGACGACCCTATTTCCGGAAGTTTCGCCCGTATGAATACTGTTTTCAAATTTTATATGCATTTATGGATTTTTCTAGCTATTGCAGCTTCTTATTCTTTCTATTACCTTTATTTCCGCTACAGAATTCCTCTGGAGAATAGTCTTCCTACAAATAGGGTCTATGGAAAAAAAGTCTGGACATTCTCACTTATGCTCCTGGTCCTCTCATGCAGCGTGTTTCCCGTAGTATCAACCTTTACGAGAATAGAAGATATGAATGCAAAACCTGCTCTTGACGGCATGGAATATATGAAAAAACTGGACAGAGGGGATTATGATGCCATAAAATGGATTCAGGAAAATGTAAAGGGAGTTCCGGTGATTCTTGAAGCTTCCTCAGATGACAGCAGTTATCGTTATACCTCGCGTGTCTCGGCAAATACCGGGCTTCCTACGATTATCGGATGGACAAGGCATGAGAGGTTTTGGGGAAGAGACAATAAAGAAATCGCAAAAAGGCTTGAAGACGTAAATATCATTTACAGTACAAGCAGTGAAAAAAAAGCTCTTGAGCTTATGAATAAATATAACGTAAGCTATGTGTATATTGGTCAACTTGAACGGCAGATGTATGATATAAAGGCGGATAAGTTCGAGGATGAAACTTATTTTGAACCGGTTTACCAGAGTTCAGTCCGGATTTACAAAGTAAAAAAGAAATTCTGA
- a CDS encoding flippase-like domain-containing protein yields the protein MKKAVFVTAETLFKITDQFEIIIAEDGSTDGTDRIASRLSEQHAYVVHLHSDKRQGRGKALNRAFKVASGEVLCYIDVDLATDMKYLEKLIKAVSTDGYDFATGSRMMPDSDAKRPFKREFASRGYNFLVRLFLNSKLCDHQCGFKAFRREALFEFLDEIENEHWFWDTEVLVRAQHKRYKVIEFPVYWRHGESSKVNLAKDVKGMGSEIFRLWRELSSPPGVSGKGKIFLTATLAILILTLVATFLGASDILENMKQASLRTLIIAVLVYCASWPLRGVRFQQILNRLGNQYGVGFLTGSIFISQSANVILPARIGDLSRMYILKKSKDLDFTTSFSSLTVERVFDVVAITSIAVLASSGAASHFELAPWMNSLIKLSGLSVVIFFLILFTVSFRESTNIKILEVENVQKGLSGKMKGFASTFLHQISIVAVHPSSFLAVTASSLLIWGTDIFTCFFVFKSFPAVGESVSSTYMISLIFLAVALGNIAKIFPITPGAIGTYEVALTAVFGIGGISPEIGFTVAVLDHIIKNSITLIGGGLALSELGLRWREVLCTEKDILKG from the coding sequence ATCAAGAAGGCTGTCTTTGTCACAGCAGAGACACTTTTTAAAATAACGGATCAGTTCGAGATCATCATAGCAGAAGACGGCAGCACGGACGGTACGGACCGGATAGCTTCCAGACTCTCGGAACAGCATGCTTATGTTGTCCACCTGCACTCGGATAAACGGCAGGGTCGGGGAAAAGCTCTTAACCGGGCTTTTAAAGTCGCTTCAGGAGAAGTCCTTTGCTATATTGATGTGGATCTTGCAACAGATATGAAGTATCTGGAAAAACTGATCAAGGCTGTGAGCACAGATGGTTATGATTTTGCTACAGGCTCAAGAATGATGCCCGATAGTGATGCAAAAAGGCCTTTTAAACGGGAGTTTGCAAGCAGAGGATATAATTTTCTGGTGAGACTTTTTCTAAATTCAAAGCTTTGTGACCACCAGTGTGGTTTTAAGGCTTTCAGGAGAGAAGCTCTCTTTGAGTTTCTTGATGAGATCGAGAATGAACACTGGTTCTGGGACACCGAAGTACTCGTAAGAGCCCAGCATAAAAGATATAAAGTAATAGAATTTCCGGTTTACTGGAGGCATGGAGAGTCAAGTAAGGTTAATCTGGCAAAAGATGTCAAAGGAATGGGGTCTGAGATATTTCGTCTCTGGCGGGAACTCTCATCCCCGCCCGGAGTTTCAGGCAAAGGAAAAATCTTCTTAACAGCTACTCTCGCAATTCTGATCCTTACACTTGTTGCAACCTTCCTTGGCGCATCCGATATTCTGGAAAACATGAAGCAGGCATCCCTCAGGACTTTGATTATAGCTGTTCTGGTATACTGTGCTTCCTGGCCTTTAAGAGGAGTACGCTTTCAGCAGATCCTTAACAGGCTTGGAAATCAATACGGAGTTGGATTTCTTACAGGCAGCATTTTTATCAGCCAATCCGCAAATGTAATTCTTCCGGCACGGATAGGAGACCTGAGCAGGATGTATATCCTGAAAAAAAGCAAAGACCTTGACTTTACAACTAGCTTTTCCTCACTAACTGTAGAAAGAGTATTCGATGTAGTTGCAATTACTTCTATAGCAGTACTTGCATCTTCAGGGGCTGCTTCCCATTTTGAACTTGCACCTTGGATGAACTCTCTGATAAAGCTGTCCGGACTTTCAGTAGTGATTTTCTTTTTAATTCTATTTACTGTATCTTTCCGAGAAAGTACCAATATAAAGATATTGGAAGTGGAAAATGTTCAGAAAGGACTTTCTGGAAAAATGAAAGGCTTTGCATCTACTTTTCTCCATCAGATAAGTATCGTTGCCGTACATCCAAGCTCGTTTCTGGCTGTGACTGCATCGTCTCTTCTTATATGGGGAACAGATATATTCACCTGTTTCTTTGTTTTTAAATCATTTCCGGCAGTCGGGGAAAGTGTCTCGTCCACATATATGATATCACTGATTTTCCTGGCTGTAGCCCTTGGAAATATTGCAAAAATCTTTCCAATAACACCTGGAGCTATAGGAACATATGAAGTTGCCCTTACTGCAGTCTTCGGGATTGGAGGAATAAGCCCGGAAATAGGATTTACGGTTGCTGTGCTCGATCATATTATAAAAAATTCAATTACTTTGATAGGAGGCGGTCTTGCTCTCTCGGAACTTGGACTCAGATGGAGAGAAGTGCTCTGTACTGAGAAGGATATTTTAAAAGGATAA
- a CDS encoding helix-turn-helix transcriptional regulator encodes MSEKKLIKVKDSYCLPEDVLDAVNAAMNEDVEEIVNLLKVLSDPTRLRILKALEVQSLCVCVLVNCTDQQHSALSYHLKLLKEAGLVNSQRERSFQVYELTKFGNLLLKHIEKHFEKV; translated from the coding sequence ATGTCTGAAAAAAAATTAATCAAAGTAAAGGATTCATATTGTCTTCCGGAAGATGTACTTGATGCTGTGAATGCGGCAATGAACGAGGATGTGGAAGAAATCGTTAATCTGCTTAAGGTTCTTTCAGATCCGACCCGCCTGAGAATTCTCAAAGCTCTTGAAGTCCAGAGTCTCTGTGTCTGTGTCCTTGTTAACTGCACAGACCAGCAGCATTCAGCCCTTTCGTACCATCTTAAACTATTAAAAGAAGCAGGCCTGGTAAACTCACAAAGAGAACGGAGTTTTCAGGTTTATGAACTCACAAAATTCGGAAACCTGCTCCTAAAACATATTGAAAAACACTTCGAAAAGGTATAA
- the nikR gene encoding nickel-responsive transcriptional regulator NikR — translation METELMRIGVSLPDTLLGKFDEIIEKRGYSSRSEGIRDAIRSYISYYEWMGDIKGYRVGTVSVIYDHTKRGLSNALADIQHHYSHLIKSSVHIHLDHDNCFEVIVLDGEGEEIKELAEAIMALKGVKFSKLTTVASNEQI, via the coding sequence ATGGAAACAGAACTTATGAGGATAGGAGTTTCCCTTCCCGACACCCTTTTGGGTAAATTTGATGAGATTATCGAAAAAAGAGGTTATTCTTCTCGTTCCGAAGGCATAAGAGATGCCATTAGAAGTTACATTTCTTATTACGAATGGATGGGTGACATTAAGGGTTACCGCGTCGGGACCGTTTCGGTTATTTATGACCATACAAAAAGAGGTCTCTCGAATGCCCTTGCAGATATTCAGCACCACTACTCTCACCTGATAAAATCATCAGTGCATATACACCTTGATCATGACAATTGCTTTGAAGTAATTGTTCTCGATGGGGAAGGTGAAGAAATTAAGGAGCTTGCCGAAGCTATAATGGCCCTCAAAGGGGTAAAATTCTCAAAGCTTACTACTGTAGCATCAAACGAACAAATCTGA
- the ftsA gene encoding coenzyme F390 synthetase gives MDNSRPYFNPEIETMDREELDALIEERVRYTVKYAAEHSPFYRKWFEKQGVDPAEIKTHEDLLDLPIISGNTIRENQPPEMNEFMFRSVGWEDVFTVHETSGTSGNPKSFFLTWEDWERYSEKYARIFRSQGFGPGDRVVVCASYGMNVGANTMTLAARQLGMSIIPEGKCTFPLRVIEAYRPTGIVGSVFKLLNLARRLQAEGIDPRESGVDKLVVGGESFAEESRNYLSEIWGCPVYNTYGSTEGTMCGECDEVSGLHVPEDLVHVDIYDPHVENYVPDGECGRVILSTLLPVGAKAGTLLLNYDTEDTTVVLTRKQCPCGRTHMKIMTPQREAETVWVEGAPFNRVDVERGVFQRENMDYLTGEYEAFLYGAEDEGETVLRVSMECESPEVCDRDRIKENFLRTFLKYKPPLSRAYAEGTFKIIFNFTGPMGLELNRIKGRPKRLVDRR, from the coding sequence ATGGACAACTCAAGACCTTATTTCAATCCTGAAATCGAAACCATGGACAGGGAAGAACTGGATGCTCTCATAGAGGAGCGGGTAAGGTACACGGTAAAATATGCGGCAGAACATTCTCCTTTTTACAGAAAATGGTTTGAAAAGCAGGGCGTGGATCCGGCTGAGATTAAAACCCATGAGGACCTTCTGGACCTTCCCATAATCTCGGGAAACACTATCCGTGAAAACCAACCTCCGGAAATGAACGAATTCATGTTCAGGAGTGTGGGATGGGAGGACGTTTTCACAGTTCATGAGACTAGCGGAACTAGCGGAAACCCAAAGAGTTTTTTCCTTACATGGGAAGACTGGGAACGGTATTCGGAAAAGTACGCACGTATTTTCAGGTCACAGGGCTTCGGTCCTGGAGACAGGGTTGTTGTCTGTGCTTCTTATGGAATGAATGTAGGGGCAAACACCATGACCCTTGCGGCCAGGCAGCTTGGTATGAGTATTATTCCTGAGGGTAAATGCACGTTTCCCCTGCGTGTTATCGAAGCTTACAGGCCTACAGGTATAGTAGGCAGTGTATTCAAACTACTTAACCTCGCCAGAAGGTTACAGGCAGAAGGTATTGACCCTCGGGAGTCAGGTGTAGATAAACTTGTCGTGGGAGGAGAATCCTTTGCTGAAGAGTCAAGGAACTACCTTTCGGAAATCTGGGGCTGTCCGGTTTATAATACTTATGGAAGCACGGAAGGTACGATGTGTGGTGAGTGTGATGAGGTATCAGGGCTGCATGTGCCTGAAGACCTTGTCCACGTTGATATTTACGATCCCCATGTGGAGAATTATGTACCTGACGGAGAATGCGGAAGGGTTATCCTGAGTACACTGCTGCCTGTTGGGGCGAAAGCGGGCACCCTTCTTTTAAACTATGATACCGAAGACACAACTGTGGTGCTCACGCGCAAACAGTGTCCCTGCGGAAGGACGCATATGAAGATTATGACTCCTCAGCGGGAGGCTGAAACTGTGTGGGTAGAAGGAGCTCCCTTTAACCGTGTAGATGTGGAAAGAGGCGTTTTTCAGCGCGAAAACATGGACTATCTAACTGGAGAATATGAGGCTTTTCTTTATGGCGCAGAGGATGAAGGAGAAACCGTACTCAGGGTAAGTATGGAATGTGAAAGTCCTGAGGTGTGCGACCGGGATCGTATAAAGGAGAACTTTCTTCGCACTTTTCTTAAATATAAGCCTCCGCTTTCCAGGGCTTATGCCGAAGGTACTTTCAAAATAATATTCAATTTCACGGGCCCTATGGGTCTCGAACTTAACAGAATAAAAGGCAGGCCTAAAAGGCTTGTGGACAGGCGATAG
- a CDS encoding ABC transporter ATP-binding protein, with translation MELMLEVKSLAFSYGNRPVFENVSFSLKKGEIMCILGPNGAGKSTLIKCIAGILKPDNGSIYIQGEDTVSLGVRGIARNIGYVPQQNEVVFPFTVLDFVVMGRAPHLSMFASPGTEDIKLAKESLAMVGISGLAERPVAKLSGGQSQMVLIARALVQKPALLLLDEPTSHLDFGNQILVLETVQKLASLGMSIVMNTHMPDHAFLLGDRAAALSGGRLVAAGKVETVVTSKMMSSVYGVNVAIREIEDMKRKVCLPLRR, from the coding sequence ATGGAACTGATGCTGGAAGTAAAGTCCCTTGCTTTCTCTTATGGAAACAGGCCAGTATTTGAAAATGTATCTTTTTCGCTGAAAAAAGGCGAAATCATGTGCATTTTGGGCCCAAACGGGGCAGGAAAATCTACACTTATCAAATGTATTGCGGGAATTCTCAAACCCGATAACGGATCTATCTATATTCAGGGAGAGGATACAGTTTCTCTTGGGGTAAGAGGAATTGCCAGGAATATAGGTTATGTACCTCAGCAAAATGAAGTGGTTTTTCCGTTTACTGTGCTGGATTTTGTAGTTATGGGCCGTGCTCCTCATCTTTCCATGTTTGCATCCCCTGGTACAGAGGATATTAAACTTGCAAAAGAATCACTAGCAATGGTGGGAATTTCCGGTCTTGCAGAAAGACCGGTTGCTAAGCTCAGTGGAGGACAGAGTCAAATGGTGCTTATTGCCAGGGCTCTTGTCCAGAAGCCTGCTCTGCTTTTGCTGGACGAGCCAACTTCTCACCTTGATTTTGGCAACCAGATCCTTGTGCTGGAAACTGTCCAGAAACTGGCTTCACTTGGAATGTCCATTGTTATGAATACACATATGCCGGATCATGCTTTTTTGTTAGGTGACAGAGCTGCAGCATTGTCCGGAGGTAGACTGGTTGCAGCAGGAAAAGTCGAAACCGTTGTAACCAGTAAGATGATGTCTTCAGTCTATGGTGTAAATGTAGCTATCAGGGAAATTGAAGATATGAAAAGAAAAGTATGTTTACCCTTAAGAAGATAA
- a CDS encoding iron ABC transporter permease — protein sequence MPDYKFNRTTLVYLLPFVLLIISLFVGRYQTPLSAVVDESISTFSSFFFGTPASVSTQHTVLFNVRLPRILAALLVGAALSISGASFQGIFRNPLVSPYILGVGSGAGFGACLAILLWNNYLIIQLMAFAFGLLAMFIAISMGKVSKGTGTLVFVLSGIIVNSIFTALTSLAKYVADPYDQLPAIVFWLMGSLATVRYVDLLYILSPIIVGSLVLFLFRWRINILSLGDEEAKALGMDVEKMRLIIIVCATLVTSAAVSISGVIGWVGLVVPHISRMIVGPNYSRLLPMSMVIGASFMLVVDDLSRTIVATEIPLGILTSLVGAPVFAYLIKKGRMGWN from the coding sequence ATGCCTGATTACAAGTTTAATCGCACTACCCTGGTGTATCTGTTACCTTTCGTGTTACTCATAATCTCCCTTTTTGTCGGAAGATACCAAACTCCACTGTCGGCAGTTGTGGATGAGAGCATTAGCACTTTTTCATCCTTTTTTTTCGGCACTCCTGCTTCGGTTTCCACTCAACACACAGTACTATTTAATGTAAGGTTACCAAGGATACTTGCAGCTTTACTGGTAGGTGCAGCTCTTTCCATATCTGGAGCCTCTTTCCAGGGAATCTTTCGTAATCCTCTTGTGTCCCCTTATATCCTTGGAGTAGGTTCAGGGGCTGGTTTCGGAGCATGCCTTGCAATATTGCTCTGGAACAATTATCTTATAATACAGTTGATGGCTTTTGCTTTCGGACTCCTTGCGATGTTTATTGCTATAAGTATGGGTAAAGTCAGCAAAGGTACTGGAACTCTTGTATTCGTGCTTTCGGGAATTATTGTTAACTCTATTTTCACGGCTCTTACGTCACTGGCAAAGTATGTAGCAGATCCTTATGATCAACTTCCTGCAATAGTATTCTGGCTTATGGGAAGCCTTGCTACTGTCAGGTACGTTGATCTGCTCTATATATTATCGCCTATAATTGTCGGGTCTCTAGTATTGTTTCTTTTCAGGTGGCGTATCAACATTTTGTCCCTTGGCGACGAGGAAGCTAAAGCTCTTGGAATGGACGTGGAAAAAATGCGGCTGATCATCATTGTTTGTGCGACCCTTGTAACTTCAGCAGCAGTCAGTATCAGTGGTGTCATTGGTTGGGTAGGACTGGTTGTACCTCATATCTCAAGAATGATTGTTGGTCCCAATTATAGCCGCCTCTTACCCATGAGCATGGTTATCGGAGCATCGTTTATGCTGGTTGTGGATGATCTTTCAAGGACCATTGTAGCTACAGAAATTCCCCTGGGAATTCTCACTTCGCTGGTAGGAGCTCCGGTGTTTGCATACCTTATCAAGAAGGGGCGTATGGGATGGAACTGA